In Acanthopagrus latus isolate v.2019 chromosome 17, fAcaLat1.1, whole genome shotgun sequence, the following are encoded in one genomic region:
- the setd2 gene encoding histone-lysine N-methyltransferase SETD2 isoform X1, with translation MVAVRSRVRASYVPTSCDVVERSSHGKGDTVRISVWNKREEGSGASVKVEGLSKAALIKSLSPRVMLSNHLLPKGTKMKVNLEDQGRQKVSFSFAPTKKPLQSPFFIPSSTDKSVAEPPSPLSPSAPDKGGQNTDGKTEQKQSPVPTSKAEAPSQTPVSSAAKQKTDLAKMHFKKQILSVSVTEETPTSVVPEEPHSPESQVPQTSASKCVTEFPTPQPQNVVSVSPSENAHIEASETRVTPSLKKPAASSGKDGESSSSTEQDSTVYKRKTRSQSNSAPLGSESDGDSVQMSSSRKSVDSKSKTNTDSRSKEVKKSSSGSHVEEKEKGSSKRSENHERSSSYSKSDRDCRHTSSRSSRSDKERRRTRSRSRSRSRGSRTSSSHSRSERSRGDRGSRSERSYYHEPDRRSHRSSPRRERRRSRSRTDRTRDSSDSEDDHRKTRTRTSDSSRSSAHSSSYKESKSSSYSKSEKASKSADSPHSSELDKRTQSSKSERTSKRLSDSDSQRKCSPDLDSSYRKSSSHHKSETNSKSSSSSTHTHSQTNEKRQKSSSSDSEADHKGKSQTSDKSSGSEENCKNSQKKSSRSDTKQMTPSRSSVKTSGHDRQSDDIFHSPDKAPPSANTTELCSQSEKEKPDSHQGGNEQSNQAFKEMVLYTDKSLQESSCKRKETNSGLEAENENASTLTSSESLKHVNATLENLTNEKDSLSSNNRPHVNSDAAVLNSCSSNDSIMCSQDKEVVECSPEPTPLLDTTDKHVTYDVQQNTKPDIIEPNEVWPVDRQCGTSVPLKSDPSCLESESQLTLEQQNVDAVKKSCSSARKSRWDIVGQDTSESDNSQRTLCAESKPTVKKVISVKKIEFSKENSQQDSDFKDTIQQEAETHSKLVKQIEISKQEVGSASTSITDRHKDQSEPLRESTSIDQCDLKLSVSQKTNTDYPLHINDTSQVDKSAKMQSWNGDGHEEKSKDNVHKSKLSKRSALNQDAFGGQSEASDSDNSEYDSDCGEAIKRLHSVVVVPKNSSLTMDPQNSGASSCTPMNSSELQNANLAADVNISEVPEQRLGSSSTQETSGLCAGVTDSLSMLCQSQSNMIDSTSHSESSSSISAQSYMAGHISAHESVTDPAHSLDNSRQCETGQKQHTVNSRGERIFSHYQQGEFSSAENITDKNGFNLGWDFSQTELPSSTYQQPDSSHGPQLLNTKLTGTSPQDQEHMQSNASWNHQSPNMQTSRKTYLHMHEHYQDPAGDIHPDSLTNDHEDYSGEKSSDLSKTAVECIGPITPGSSSFVQGYEISSNSRGSVVPDPPKEDHFRPHRGRGPPKKRRPEIESDSDNEAEAGPAGKRERQADTDVPKESHVKAEVQRPSLTLQDFHDSNKWKELSKARKMPPYFDLIEENLYLTERKKSKSHRDIKRMQCECPVLPREERSRGVLACGEDCLNRLLMIECSSRCLNGVYCSNRRFQMKQHADFDVILTEDKGWGLRAAKDLSSNTFVLEYCGEVLDHKEFKTRVKEYARNKNIHYYFMSLKNNEIIDATLKGNCSRFMNHSCEPNCETQKWTVNGQLRVGFFTTKAVAAGTELTFDYQFQRYGKEAQKCFCGAPSCRGFLGGENRVSVRAAGGKMKKDRSRKSALTTVDEELEALLENGEGLYDEKQVVSLCRLMVRVETMEQKLICLKLIQDTQNPSCLKQFLDHHGLSLLWIFMVELSEAKGNSANNTKLQLEIMKTLAVLPISTKNMLEESRVLTFIQRWAQTKLLAQPAELDGYSSENTSRAQTPLNTPDGSSTKMGPELDGDTSKPAVYRRLKIISENSLDSALSDASKASDGKEEEEDDDDEEEEESSQAGLPDAKPLKVDPVCEAADPTEGTTEELVKEEKDEEIEMNSSSQLQPQTEEVKEETEPKLEQDIEMQEDTSECQTDEPEGPKESSEEREIGEEQSSQAAAEKAELEGNQPTVNVLEAESQSIQTDGADFSSEQPSETMEVQAEMQEAEKPLVSEALPGESTADAAPSSETPEASIPSEVIATPVDPSVMGTPSQDEEEGVSDVESERSQEPQLSVLDISGMAARLLESWKDLKEVYRIPKKSQVEKEASDRSRDRDAALTPRTPSGSREREREREKERERDRDYDRDRDRDWDRDRDRDRDRDRERDRDRDRDRDRDRERDRDRVSDKTPRSTERRRRRSSSPPSSYERSTRRTEERFDSSNTNKTPRGAAAKERNKLSTEERRKLFEQEVAQREAQKQQQLQQQQQQQLQTMAYDPALAYASSPGFIAYPPGYPIQTFVDPSNPNAGKVLLPTPSVEPTLAYEQTPPQRLISDMGLTSPSSTSQATPVSNLSQHITTTNLTTGNPQQYAQPTVAAQDAGVAVLSVPAQTAPQVQGQQSYTTLWDPTTQQAVTVQTQPAQQYATAPAPPQTQTAIYYQGQPCQTIYSIPAAYPQANTPVIQAYTEPSASYLHGQPVYPGHQQGVVVQQGGTVTTIVTSQTVQQEMIVPNNVIDLPPPSPPKPKTIVLPPNWKVARDPEGKIYYYHIVTRQTQWDPPTWEGSSDNTSVDHESEMDLGTPTYDENPSKFSTKTAEADTSSELAKKSKETFRKEMSQFIVQCLNPYRKPDCKLGRISNTEDFKHLARKLTHGVMNKELKACTNPEDLECNENVKHKTKEYIKKYMQRFGSVYRPKEDTEVY, from the exons ATGGTTGCAGTGCGCTCCAGGGTTCGCGCCAGCTATGTTCCCACATCATGTGATGTTGTTGAGCGCAGCAGCCACGGCAAGGGAGACACTGTGCGGATCAGTGTGTGGAATAAAAG agaggagggaagtggTGCCTCA GTAAAAGTAGAGGGCCTTTCCAAGGCAGCCCTAATCAAGAGCCTGTCTCCCAGAGTCATGCTGTCCAACCATCTCCTGCCTAAAGGTACCAAGATGAAGGTCAACCTTGAGGATCAGGGTCGTCAGAAAGTGTCCTTCAGCTTCGCACCCACCAAGAAACCACTGCAGAGCCCGTTCTTCATCCCCTCCAGCACAGACAAGTCTGTCGCTGAACCACCCTCGCCCTTGTCACCGTCAGCCCCAGACAAAGGAGGACAGAATACAGATGGCAAAACTGAGCAAAAGCAGTCACCTGTGCCAACATCAAAAGCAGAGGCACCTTCTCAAACACCTGTCTCCTCAGCTGCTAAACAGAAAACGGATTTAGCAAAGATGCATTTTAAGAAGCAAattctcagtgtctctgtgactGAAGAGACACCAACATCTGTCGTGCCAGAGGAGCCACACTCCCCTGAATCGCAGGTTCCACAGACATCAGCAAGTAAGTGTGTAACTGAATTCCCAACACCCCAGCCTCAGAATGTTGTCAGTGTAAGCCCCTCTGAAAACGCGCACATCGAAGCATCTGAAACGAGGGTAACCCCTAGCCTCAAGAAGCCTGCTGCTTCCTcagggaaggatggagagagtTCCAGCAGCACTGAGCAGGACAGTACGGTATACAAAAGGAAAACCAGGTCTCAATCTAATAGTGCTCCCCTTGGGTCAGAATCTGATGGGGATTCAGTCCAGATGTCTTCCAGTCGCAAATCAGTTGACTCCAAAAGTAAAACgaacactgacagcagaagcAAAGAAGTTAAAAAGTCTTCCTCTGGTTCACATGttgaggaaaaggagaaaggtTCTTCTAAGCGGTCAGAGAATCATGAAAGGTCTTCTAGTTACTCCAAATCGGACCGTGACTGTAGACACACATCATCACGCTCATCTCGATCTGACAAAGAGCGCAGAAGGACCAGGTCTAGATCAAGGTCTAGATCAAGAGGGTCTCGAACAAGTTCATCTCACTCCAGATCAGAGAGATCCAGAGGTGACAGAGGATCACGCTCGGAGCGGTCTTACTATCATGAGCCTGACCGGAGATCACACAGGAGTTCTCCACGTAGAGAAAGAAGACGTTCTCGTTCTCGCACTGACAGAACTCGGGACAGTTCTGACTCTGAGGATGACCACAGGAAGACGAGGACAAGGACAAGTGACTCTAGCAGATCGTCTGCTCATTCAAGCTCATATAAAGAGTCAAAATCATCTTCCTATTCAAAATCTGAGAAAGCCTCCAAATCTGCAGATTCCCCCCATTCCTCAGAGTTGGATAAAAGAACACAATCATCAAAGTCTGAAAGGACTTCAAAGCGATTATCAGACTCTGATTCCCAGCGCAAGTGCTCTCCTGATCTGGACTCCAGTTACCGTAAATCTAGCTCCCATCACAAGTCAGAGACCAATAGCAAATCCTCTTCTTCCAGTACACATACCCACTCTCAGACAAACGAAAAACGCCAAAAAAGCAGCTCTAGTGACTCTGAGGCCGATCATAAAGGGAAATCACAGACCTCTGACAAAAGCTCTGGCTCTGAGGAGAACTGTAAAAACTCTCAAAAGAAATCCAGTAGGTCGGACACAAAGCAGATGACCCCTTCTAGATCTTCTGTGAAAACCAGCGGACATGATAGACAATCAGATGACATATTTCACAGCCCTGACAAAGCACCGCCATCTGCAAACACCACAGAATTATGTTCTCagagtgaaaaggaaaaacCCGATTCCCATCAAGGTGGAAACGAACAAAGTAATCAGGCTTTTAAGGAGATGGTCTTGTACACTGACAAGAGTTTGCAAGAATCTTCAtgcaagagaaaagaaacaaattcaGGTCTTGAAGCTGAGAATGAAAATGCCTCAACTTTAACCTCAAGTGAAAGCCTAAAGCATGTAAATGCCACCCTGGAAAACTTGACCAATGAGAAGGATAGCCTTTCTTCTAATAACCGACCACATGTGAACTCAGATGCAGCTGTCTTAAATTCATGCAGTAGTAACGATAGTATAATGTGCAGCCAGGACAAGGAAGTTGTTGAATGCTCACCAGAGCCAACACCCTTACTTGATACAACAGATAAACATGTTACATATGATGTCCAGCAGAACACTAAGCCAGATATCATTGAGCCGAATGAGGTTTGGCCAGTCGACAGGCAGTGTGGTACAAGTGTGCCGCTCAAATCTGATCCATCATGTCTTGAATCTGAGAGTCAGCTAACACTCGAACAGCAAAATGTGGATGCTGTTAAAAAGAGCTGCAGTTCGGCCAGAAAGTCCAGGTGGGACATTGTTGGGCAGGACACTTCGGAGAGTGATAATTCACAAAGGACGCTTTGTGCAGAGAGTAAGCCTACTGTTAAAAAAGTGATCTCTGTCAAAAAAATAGAGTTTTCTAAAGAAAATAGCCAACAAGACTCAGACTTTAAAGATACTATTCAGCAGGAGGCTGAAACACATTCCAAACTGGTGAAGCAGATTGAGATCTCTAAGCAGGAAGTCGGCTCAGCCAGCACATCTATTACCGACAGACACAAAGACCAAAGTGAGCCTTTACGTGAAAGCACCAGCATTGACCAATGTGACTTAAAACTGAGTGtttctcagaaaacaaacacagattatcCTCTGCACATAAATGATACATCGCAGGTCGACAAATCTGCAAAAATGCAGAGCTGGAATGGAGATGGTCACGAAGAAAAATCCAAGGACAATGTTCATAAGAGCAAATTAAGTAAGAGAAGTGCACTAAATCAGGATGCATTTGGAGGTCAGAGTGAGGCTAGTGACAGTGACAACTCGGAGTATGACTCTGATTGTGGAGAGGCTATAAAACGTCTGCACTCTGTGGTGGTGGTGCCAAAGAATTCATCCCTAACAATGGATCCACAAAACTCGGGAGCTTCGTCATGCACTCCAATGAATAGTTCAGAATTGCAGAATGCTAATTTAGCAGCTGACGTTAATATCAGTGAAGTCCCAGAACAAAGGCTGGGGAGTTCTTCCACTCAGGAGACCAGTGGTCTATGTGCTGGTGTGACTGATTCATTAAGTATGTTGTGTCAGTCCCAGAGTAATATGATTGATAGCACCAGTCACTCGGAGAGCTCCAGCTCCATCAGTGCCCAGTCTTACATGGCTGGTCATATCAGTGCCCATGAAAGTGTCACAGATCCCGCCCACAGCCTTGATAATTCCAGACAGTGTGAGACAGGGCAGAAGCAGCATACTGTAAACAGCAGAGGTGAAAGGATATTTTCCCATTACCAGCAAGGGGAGTTCTCCAGTGCTGAGAATATCACTGACAAGAATGGTTTCAACCTGGGTTGGGATTTTTCACAAACGGAACTGCCCAGTAGTACATACCAGCAGCCTGATAGCAGTCATGGCCCACAGTTACTGAACACTAAACTGACAGGAACCTCTCCCCAGGACCAGGAGCACATGCAGAGTAATGCTTCCTGGAACCACCAATCCCCTAACATGCAGACTAGCAGAAAAACCTACCTCCACATGCATGAGCATTATCAGGATCCCGCAGGTGATATCCATCCTGACTCCCTAACCAATGACCACGAGGACTACAGTGGGGAGAAATCATCTGATCTCAGTAAAACAGCTGTTGAATGCATTGGACCTATCACTCCTGGGTCATCAAGCTTTGTACAAGGTTATGAAAtaagcagcaacagcagaggcTCTGTTGTGCCCGACCCCCCTAAAGAAGACCATTTTAGACCCCACAGAGGCCGGGGCCCTCCAAAGAAAAGGCGTCCGGAGATTGAGTCAGATTCCGACAATGAGGCAGAAGCTGGGCCTGCAGGCAAGAGAGAGCGACAAGCAGATACCGATGTACCTAAAGAAAGCCATGTCAAAGCTGAGGTGCAGCGTCCATCACTCACACTGCAAGACTTCCATGACTCCAATAAATGGAAAGAGTTATCCAAGGCTAGGAAGATGCCCCCATACTTTGACCTGATCGAGGAGAACCTCTATCTGACCGAGAG aaagaaGAGCAAATCTCACAGAGATATTAAAAGAATGCAATGTGAGTGCCCGGTGCTGCCCAGAGAGGAGCGGTCAAGGGGAGTGTTAGCATGCGGGGAAGACTGTTTAAACCGGCTGCTGATGATTGAGTG ctcttCACGGTGCCTGAATGGAGTCTACTGCTCCAATCGACGCTTTCAGATGAAACAACATGCAGACTTCGATGTTATCCTCACCGAAGACAAGGGCTGGGGACTAAGGGCAGCTAAAGACTTGTCTTC AAACACTTTTGTACTGGAGTACTGCGGGGAGGTGTTGGACCACAAAGAGTTCAAAACAAGGGTGAAAGAATATGCTCGCAATAAGAACATCCACTACTACTTCATGTCTCTAAAGAATAATGAG ATCATTGATGCAACGCTGAAGGGTAATTGCTCTCGGTTTATGAACCATAGCTGTGAGCCCAACTGTGAGACCCAAAAG TGGACTGTAAATGGCCAGCTAAGAGTTGGGTTCTTCACCACCAAGGCTGTCGCTGCAGGAACAGAACTGACCTTTGACTACCAGTTCCAGAGATATGG CAAAGAAGCACAGAAGTGCTTCTGTGGAGCTCCCAGCTGCAGAGGCTTCTTGGGTGGGGAGAACAGAGTTAGTGTTCGGGCAGCTGGAGGGAAGATGAAGAAAGACCGCAGTCGAAAGAGTGCTCTCACCACG GTtgatgaggagctggaggcaTTACTGGAGAATGGAGAAGGCCTGTATGATGAGAAACAGGTggtgtctctctgcagactgaTGGTCCGAGTGGAAACCATGGAGCAAAAACTCATCTGCCTCAAACTCATACAA GACACTCAAAATCCATCCTGCCTGAAGCAGTTCCTGGACCATCATGGATTGTCTTTGCTGTGGATCTTCATGGTGGAGCTTTCTGAAGCTAAAGGCAACAGTGCCAATAACACCAAACTGCAGTTAGAG ATTATGAAGACCTTAGCTGTGCTGCCTATCTCTACTAAAAACATGttggaggagagcagagtgcTGACCTTCATTCAGCGATGGGCCCAGACAAAACTTCTCGCTCAGCCTGCCGAGTTGGATGGTTACTCCAGTGAGAACACCTCTCGTGCTCAAACGCCCCTCAACACTCCCGATGGTTCTTCCACCAAAATGGGACCAGAACTGGATGGTGACACGTCCAAACCTGCTGTGTACCGCCGCCTTAAGATCATCAGTGAAAACAGTCTGGACAGTGCACTCTCAGATGCTAGCAAAGCATCAGatgggaaagaggaagaggaggacgacgatgatgaggaagaagaggaatcCTCACAAGCCGGACTTCCTGATGCCAAACCGTTGAAGGTCGACCCtgtgtgtgaagctgcagaTCCAACAGAAGGAACAACGGAAGAGttggtgaaggaggagaaagacgaAGAGATTGAGATGAATTCAAGCAGTCAACTCCAGCCTCAAACTGAGGaggtaaaagaagaaacagaaccGAAATTGGAGCAGGATATCGAGATGCAGGAGGACACGAGTGAGTGTCAGACAGATGAACCCGAGGGCCCAAAAGAGTCCAGTGAAGAACGGGAGATTGGGGAGGAGCAGAGCAGTCAGGCGGCAGCAGAAAAGGCTGAACTTGAAGGAAACCAGCCTACTGTGAATGTTCTCGAGGCAGAGAGTCAGTCCATCCAAACAGATGGTGCTGATTTTTCATCTGAGCAGCCTTCAGAGACAATGGAAGTCCAGGCAGAGATGCAAGAGGCTGAGAAACCTCTTGTCAGTGAGGCTCTGCCTGGTGAATCTACTGCTGATGCTGCCCCAAGCTCTGAAACCCCAGAGGCCAGTATACCATCTGAGGTCATAGCGACCCCTGTGGACCCATCAGTGATGGGAACTCCATCtcaagatgaagaggagggtgTCTCAGATGTGGAGAGTGAGAGGAGTCAGGAGCCCCAACTCAGTGTCTTGGACATAAGTGGCATGGCTGCCAGGCTTCTGGAAAGTTGGAAGGATCTGAAG GAGGTGTACAGAATACCAAAGAAGAGTCAGGTGGAAAAGGAAGCCAGTG ATCGCAGCCGAGATCGAGATGCGGCTTTGACGCCACGCACCCCTTCTGGTAGCCGAGAACGTGAAAGGGAGcgggaaaaagagagggaacGCGACAGAGACTATGACCGAGACAGGGATCGAGACTGggatagagacagagatagagacagGGACcgagatagagaaagagacagagatagagatcGGGACCGGGACCGGGATCGAGAAAGAGACCGGGACAGAGTCTCTGACAAAACTCCACGCagcacagagagacggaggagacgcTCCTCTTCGCCACCCTCATCCTATGAGAGGAGCACGCGACGCACTGAGGAACG GTTTGACTCATCTAACACCAACAAGACTCCAAGGGGAGCTGCTGCCAAGGAGCGCAACAAGCTGTCCACAGAGGAGCGCAGAAAGCTGTTTGAGCAGGAGGTCGCTCAGCGGGAAGcccagaaacaacaacagcttcaacagcagcagcagcagcagcttcaaacTATGGCCTATGACCCCGCTCTGGCTTATGCCTCCAGCCCTGGCTTCATCGCATACCCTCCTGGATATCCCATCCAGACCTTTGTGGATCCATCCAACCCCAATGCTGGCAAGGTACTGCTACCCACCCCTTCGGTTGAGCCCACCCTGGCCTATGAACAGACTCCTCCCCAGCGTCTTATCTCAGACATGGGACTGacctctccatcctccacttCTCAGGCCACTCCagtctctaatctctctcagcacatcaccaccaccaacctCACCACCGGCAACCCTCAGCAGTATGCGCAGCCAACTGTAGCCGCCCAGGACGCAGGCGTAGCTGTCCTCTCTGTGCCAGCCCAAACGGCCCCTCAGGTACAGGGTCAGCAGAGCTACACCACTCTCTGGGATCCAACTACTCAGCAGGCAGTGACTGTACAGACGCAACCTGCACAGCAGTATGCCACAGCCCCAGCACCGCCTCAGACACAGACGGCTATCTATTACCAGGGCCAGCCATGCCAAACCATCTACAGCATCCCCGCCGCCTACCCTCAGGCCAACACTCCAGTTATACAG gCATACACTGAACCCTCAGCCAGCTACCTGCATGGCCAGCCGGTGTATCCTGGTCATCAGCAGGGAGTGGTGGTGCAGCAGGGAGGCACTGTTACTACCATTGTCACATCTCAAACTGTCCAACAG GAAATGATTGTACCCAACAATGTGATAGAcctgcctcctccctctccccccaaACCCAAAACTATCGTCCTACCTCCCAACTGGAAAGTGGCCCGGGACCCTGAAGGCAAGATCTACTACTACCATATTGTTACAAG GCAAACACAGTGGGATCCTCCAACCTGGGAAGGAAGCAGTGACAACACTAGTGTTGACCATGAATCAGAGATGGACCTGGGAACACCTACCTATGATGAGAATCCTTCCAAG TTCTCCACAAAGACCGCTGAGGCTGACACTTCCAGTGAATTGGCTAAAAAGAGTAAAGAGACGTTTCGCAAAGAG ATGTCCCAGTTCATAGTGCAATGTCTAAATCCTTATCGGAAGCCAGACTGCAAACTTGGACGCATCAGCAACACAGAAGACTTCAAACACCTGGCGAGAAAG CTAACTCACGGAGTCATGAATAAGGAGTTGAAAGCTTGCACCAATCCCGAGGACCTCGAGTGTAACGAGAACGTGAAGCACAAGACCAAGGAGTACATCAAGAAGTACATGCAGAGATTTGGCTCCGTGTACAGGCCCAAGGAGGACACAGAGGTGTACTAG